One stretch of bacterium DNA includes these proteins:
- the fdhD gene encoding formate dehydrogenase accessory sulfurtransferase FdhD has product MPPSDGPETAAPARTSTIRRQVLQAREDAARTRTDVLAVEEPLEIRVYPPDGAPYERISVTMRTPGYDFELAAGFLRTEGVVRSPEDVRTISYCTDPSLDGGQRYNIVNVVLRPGAPYDAERLRRNFYTTSSCGVCGKASIEAIHVQGITGAGDDGLTVGDETLARLGDALREAQTLFAKTGGLHAAGLFDPDGRLLTLREDVGRHNAVDKVVGHAFLGRRLPLRRQILMVSGRASFEIVQKAAAAGLPILAAVSAPSSLACDAAETFGMTLVGFVRGPRFTIYTGARRVRLRGRSQA; this is encoded by the coding sequence ATGCCTCCCTCCGACGGACCCGAGACCGCCGCCCCGGCCCGGACGAGCACGATCCGCCGGCAGGTGTTGCAGGCCCGCGAAGACGCGGCCCGGACCCGCACCGACGTCCTCGCCGTCGAAGAACCGCTCGAAATCCGGGTGTATCCGCCCGACGGCGCACCGTACGAGCGGATCTCGGTCACGATGCGCACGCCCGGATACGACTTCGAACTGGCGGCCGGGTTCCTGCGCACCGAAGGCGTGGTGCGATCGCCGGAGGATGTCCGGACGATCAGCTACTGTACCGACCCCTCCCTCGACGGCGGCCAGCGGTACAACATCGTGAACGTGGTCCTGCGGCCGGGCGCGCCTTACGACGCGGAGCGGCTCAGACGCAACTTCTACACGACGTCGAGCTGCGGCGTCTGCGGGAAGGCCTCGATCGAAGCGATCCACGTCCAAGGCATCACCGGCGCCGGGGACGACGGCCTGACCGTCGGCGACGAGACGCTCGCGCGGCTCGGCGACGCGCTGCGGGAAGCCCAGACACTGTTCGCCAAGACCGGAGGGCTCCACGCGGCGGGGCTCTTCGATCCGGACGGTCGGCTGCTCACGCTGCGCGAGGACGTCGGCCGCCACAACGCGGTCGACAAGGTGGTGGGGCACGCGTTCCTCGGACGCCGCCTGCCGCTGCGGCGCCAGATCCTGATGGTGAGCGGGCGCGCCAGCTTCGAGATCGTGCAGAAGGCCGCGGCCGCCGGCCTCCCCATCCTCGCCGCGGTCTCGGCGCCTTCCAGCCTCGCCTGCGACGCGGCCGAGACGTTCGGGATGACGCTCGTCGGGTTCGTGCGCGGTCCGCGGTTCACGATCTATACCGGCGCGCGGCGCGTCCGCCTGCGCGGCCGCTCACAAGCCTAG
- a CDS encoding anion permease, with product MGSHFVLLVCVLALGLVFEFVNGFHDAANAIATAVATRVLRPGQAVAMAGVLNFAGAVTGTAVATTVGKGFLDPHVITQATIAAGLVAGIGWDFFTWYLGMPTSSSHALLFGVLGAGVATAGVKAVVVPGVVKVGVGIGYSPVIALLAASAVIVLLYWLFYRQPPARVTRVFGRLQLLSSMYMAFSHGGNDGQKTMGIMSLALFTYGALGSTFYVPIWVMGAAALAMGLGTAAGGWRIVKTMGFRLTKLHPLDGFAAETAAATTIEIATRLGIPISTTHAINGAILGVGASKGVRWVRWSVARNIVVAWVLTLPACFGLGWILMRLALRLGL from the coding sequence GTGGGTTCCCATTTCGTCCTTCTGGTCTGCGTGCTCGCGCTCGGCCTCGTTTTCGAGTTCGTCAACGGCTTCCACGATGCCGCGAACGCGATCGCCACGGCCGTGGCCACGCGGGTCCTGCGGCCGGGCCAGGCGGTGGCCATGGCCGGCGTGCTGAACTTCGCCGGCGCCGTGACCGGAACGGCCGTTGCGACGACGGTCGGCAAGGGTTTCCTCGATCCGCACGTCATCACGCAGGCGACGATCGCCGCCGGACTCGTCGCCGGCATCGGGTGGGACTTCTTCACGTGGTACCTCGGGATGCCGACGAGCTCGAGCCACGCGCTGCTCTTCGGCGTGCTGGGCGCCGGCGTCGCGACCGCGGGCGTCAAGGCGGTCGTGGTGCCGGGGGTCGTCAAGGTCGGCGTCGGCATCGGCTACTCGCCGGTCATCGCGTTGCTCGCGGCGTCGGCGGTGATCGTTCTGCTGTACTGGTTATTTTACCGGCAGCCGCCGGCCCGGGTCACGCGGGTCTTCGGGCGGCTGCAGCTCCTATCGTCGATGTACATGGCGTTCAGCCACGGCGGCAACGACGGGCAGAAGACGATGGGGATTATGTCGCTGGCCCTGTTCACCTACGGGGCGCTGGGGTCGACGTTCTACGTGCCGATCTGGGTGATGGGCGCCGCCGCGCTGGCGATGGGGCTGGGGACGGCGGCGGGCGGGTGGCGCATCGTCAAGACGATGGGCTTCCGTCTCACCAAGCTGCATCCACTCGACGGGTTCGCCGCGGAGACCGCGGCGGCGACGACGATCGAGATCGCGACGCGGCTCGGCATTCCGATCAGCACGACGCACGCGATCAACGGCGCGATTCTCGGCGTCGGAGCGTCCAAGGGCGTCCGGTGGGTCCGCTGGAGCGTCGCCCGGAACATCGTGGTGGCGTGGGTGCTGACCCTGCCCGCGTGCTTCGGGCTCGGGTGGATCTTGATGCGGCTGGCGTTGCGCCTAGGCTTGTGA